The DNA region TGAACAATACGGTGCTGGCGCTTTTAGAATATCCGAATTCCACGCTTTTAGGAATCAACCGCATGCTTTCCGACAAAGATTATCGGAAAGAAGTTGTTTCTAAAATAAAAGACGAAGTGGTTAAGGCTTTTTGGACTCAGGAATTTGCCAAATACACCGAACGGTTTGCCCAGGAAGCGACGCCCGCTATTCAAAATAAAATAGGCCAATTTATCACCAATCCTTTGATCAGGAATATTATCGGCCAGGAGCACACTTCTTTTGACATGAGGAAAATGATGGATGAGAAAAAAATTCTTATCGTCAATCTTTCCAAAGGGAGAGTGGGGGAAAGCAATTCGCATCTTTTAGGCGCGATGCTGATCACCAAGCTTTATTTGGCGGCGATGAGCCGGGTGGATATTCCGGAAGAGGAGCGCGCGGATTTTCATCTTTATGTTGATGAATTTCAGAATTTTGCCACGGATGCTTTTGCCGATATTCTTTCGGAAGCGAGAAAATACCGTTTAAGTCTGGCATTAGCCCATCAATACATCGGCCAGCTGGTCACTGACACCAGCACGAAAGTGCGGGACGCGGTTTTTGGAAACGTGGGCACGATGATTGTTTTTAGGATCGGCGCGGCGGACGCGGAATTTTTAGAGAAAGAATTTGAGCCGGAATTTATGATTCAAGATCTGGTTAATCTGCCTTTTGCTGGCATTTATTTAAAGTTAATGATTGACGGCGTAACTTCTCTTCCTTTTTCCGCCCAAACTTTAGCGCCGATGGAACGCCCGGCAATTTCTTTTAAAAAAGAAATTATTGAATTTTCAAGGGAAAAATATGGCACGCCTTCTTCTCAAGTTCGGGAAAAAATCGCCGCTTGGCACGCCATTATGGAAAATTCCAATAAAATTTCCTCTGGAATGCCGCCTTCAATTTCAGTTCCTTTTGAGCCGCCTAAACCTAAATATGAAGCTATTTGCAGCGTTTGCGGAAAAAAAATTTTTGTTCCTTTTAAGCCTGACGGCCGGCGGCCGGTTTATTGCCAAGAACATATGGGAATGCCGGCGCCGCGTCCTTCTTCGTCGCGCGAAAAGGCTGCGATCGAACCACATTCGATTCTTGCTCCTTTTAAAAAAATAGAGCCTATAATAAACAAACCTAAATTTCCGCGTATCAAAGAAGGAGAATTGGTGATTAAAAAAAGAGAAGAAAAACAAGAAGAAAAAAAAATGTCTTTGAAAGATTTGCTTCCCAAGCATCCGCCGGCCAGAAAATCTCCCGATTTAACGGAATTAAGGCGGACTTTGGAAAAATCTTTGATTTCTGACGCGGGCGGCAATGAAGAATTAAAATCAAAGAAGAAAATCCTTAAACCCGGCGATACGATTAAATTTTGAATTCATATTTTTGAATTAATTTTCCCAAATTGAATGATTAAATTTTTGCGAATATTTTTTATTCTTTTATTGGGAATTCCGATTTTTACGCACGCGCAAATATCATTTAGTGAGATTATGTATGATTTGGAGGGAGCGGATAGCGGGCGGGAGTGGGTAAAAATTTTTAATGATAAGAATGAAGCGGTTGATTTATCCGGTTGGAGATTGCGCGAAGATAATACCAATCATTCTTTAAATTTGTTTCAGGGAGAAAATATTTTATCGGCGCAAGGATGCGCGATTATCGCTGATAACGCGGAAAAATTTTTGATTGATTGGCCCGGATTTTCCGGCACAATTTTTGACAGCTCTTTTTCTTTGAATAATGCCGGAGAAAAATTGATTTTATTGGATAATGCCGGCAACGAGGCGGATTTCGTGGTTTATAATTCCGATTATGGAGCCGGTGGCGATGGCCGGTCGTTGCAAAAAACAGGAGAAACGTGGTCTGCGGCAAATGCCGTTCCTAAAAATTGCGGACAGCCGGATTCAGGAAGCGCGCCGATAAATCAGCCTCTTAATTCGGAGTCTTCTGGTTCGATTATTCCTTTAGAAAATCCGCTTTCAATTAAAGCAATGGCTGGCCAGGACAAGACCGCGGTGGCCGGAGCGGAAATGGAATTTAAAGGAGAAGCTTATGGTTTAAAAAACGAACCGCTTGAAAATGCCAGATATTTGTGGATTTTTGGCGACGGAACGCAAAAGGAAGGAAAAACAGCGCGGCATACTTATTATTTTCCCGGCGTTTATCAGGCGGTTTTAAATGTTTCCTCCGGTTATTATTCGGTTTCCGATTATTTAAAAATAACCGTGATTGCCAACGAACTTTTTATCTCTGAAGTAAAACCGGTTTCCGGCAATTCTTCCTGGATTGAGATTCATAATCCTTCCAACGAAACAATTGATATTTCATATTTTGTTTTAAAAAGCCAGGGGAAAAAATTTGTTTTTCCCGATTCCACTTTTATTTTGCCTAAATCATTTTTAGTCGTGGCGGAATCGGTTTCCGCGATTTCACCGGCGCTGATTTCCGGAGAAGTGGAATTTTTAAAT from Candidatus Niyogibacteria bacterium includes:
- a CDS encoding type IV secretion system DNA-binding domain-containing protein, producing the protein MEKSDKIYFAQTDFRNKRQKFGIKEEDRRKHIYIIGKTGMGKSTLLENMAIQDIAAGNGLGIIDPHGELAEKLLNYIPKERLKDVVYFNPADTEFPVAFNVLEKVSDDQRHLVAAGLMGVFKKIWPDVWSARMEYILNNTVLALLEYPNSTLLGINRMLSDKDYRKEVVSKIKDEVVKAFWTQEFAKYTERFAQEATPAIQNKIGQFITNPLIRNIIGQEHTSFDMRKMMDEKKILIVNLSKGRVGESNSHLLGAMLITKLYLAAMSRVDIPEEERADFHLYVDEFQNFATDAFADILSEARKYRLSLALAHQYIGQLVTDTSTKVRDAVFGNVGTMIVFRIGAADAEFLEKEFEPEFMIQDLVNLPFAGIYLKLMIDGVTSLPFSAQTLAPMERPAISFKKEIIEFSREKYGTPSSQVREKIAAWHAIMENSNKISSGMPPSISVPFEPPKPKYEAICSVCGKKIFVPFKPDGRRPVYCQEHMGMPAPRPSSSREKAAIEPHSILAPFKKIEPIINKPKFPRIKEGELVIKKREEKQEEKKMSLKDLLPKHPPARKSPDLTELRRTLEKSLISDAGGNEELKSKKKILKPGDTIKF
- a CDS encoding lamin tail domain-containing protein: MIKFLRIFFILLLGIPIFTHAQISFSEIMYDLEGADSGREWVKIFNDKNEAVDLSGWRLREDNTNHSLNLFQGENILSAQGCAIIADNAEKFLIDWPGFSGTIFDSSFSLNNAGEKLILLDNAGNEADFVVYNSDYGAGGDGRSLQKTGETWSAANAVPKNCGQPDSGSAPINQPLNSESSGSIIPLENPLSIKAMAGQDKTAVAGAEMEFKGEAYGLKNEPLENARYLWIFGDGTQKEGKTARHTYYFPGVYQAVLNVSSGYYSVSDYLKITVIANELFISEVKPVSGNSSWIEIHNPSNETIDISYFVLKSQGKKFVFPDSTFILPKSFLVVAESVSAISPALISGEVEFLNSAGSSADLFSYSGLLKVNESFNKINGQTQIIVAFESPGKETAGPPLKQDILPSSLPQKINQPPVVQPSSVKPAVNQDKDIVSAVAANTVKAEEGAKNNAWFWFLASLGMGIFSAVGFVFIKTNAIQDR